The Rattus rattus isolate New Zealand chromosome 1, Rrattus_CSIRO_v1, whole genome shotgun sequence genome includes a region encoding these proteins:
- the Rps19bp1 gene encoding active regulator of SIRT1, with translation MSAALLRRGLELLEASEAPRAVPGQAKASGTPVKQTRRARAKANKAVKLRNSAKGKVPKSALAEYQKRQCQDHLRANLKFMTSMRSTVPESVTQQILQQNQGRKACDRLVAKVKNKNKKKKAEGTVFTDEDFEKFQREYFGS, from the exons ATGTCGGCGGCGTTGTTACGGCGCGGCTTAGAGCTTCTGGAGGCGTCCGAGG CTCCTCGTGCCGTACCCGGCCAGGCCAAGGCGAGCGGGACTCCGGTGAAGCAGACCCGGAGGGCGAGAGCCAAGGCCAACAAGGCCGTGAAACTACGGAACTCAGCGAAGGGAAAAGTACCTAAGTCCGCATTAG CTGAGTACCAGAAACGGCAGTGTCAAGACCACCTCAGAGCAAACCTGAAGTTTATGACCAGCATGAGAAGCACCGTGCCCGAGTCTGTGACCCAGCAG ATTCTGCAGCAGAACCAAGGCCGAAAAGCATGTGATCGGCTAGTGGCCAAGgtgaagaacaagaacaagaagaagaaggctgAGGGCACTGTATTCACTGACGAAGACTTCGAGAAGTTCCAGAGGGAATATTTTGGCAGCTAG
- the Atf4 gene encoding cyclic AMP-dependent transcription factor ATF-4 codes for MTEMSFLNSEVLAGDLMSPFDQSGLGAEESLGLLDDYLEVAKHFKPHGFSSDKAGSSEWLAMDGLVSASDTGKEDAFSGTDWMLEKMDLKEFDFDALFRMDDLETMPDELLATLDDTCDLFAPLVQETNKEPPQTVNPIGHLPESVIKVDQAAPFTFLQPLPCSPGFLSSTPDHSFSLELGSEVDISEGDRKPDSAAYITLTPQCVKEEDTPSDSDSGICMSPESYLGSPQHSPSTSRAPPDSLPSPGVPRGSPRPKPYDPPGVSVTAKVKTEKLDKKLKKMEQNKTAATRYRQKKRAEQEALTGECKELEKKNEALKEKADSLAKEIQYLKDLIEEVRKARGKKRVP; via the exons ATGACCGAGATGAGCTTCCTGAACAGCGAAGTGTTGGCGGGGGACTTAATGTCCCCCTTCGACCAGTCGGGTTTGGGGGCTGAAGAAAGCCTAGGTCTCTTAGATGACTATCTGGAGGTGGCCAAGCACTTCAAACCTCATGGGTTCTCCAGCGACAAGGCGGGCTCCTCAGAATGGCTGGCTATGGATGGGTTGGTCAGTGCCTCAGACACCGGCAAGG aggaTGCCTTTTCCGGGACAGATTGGATGTTGGAGAAAATGGACCTGAAAGAGTTTGACTTCGATGCTCTGTTTCGAATGGATGACCTGGAAACCATGCCAGATGAGCTTTTGGCCACGTTGGATGACACATGTGATCTTTTTGCCCCTCTAGTCCAAGAGACTAATAAGGAGCCCCCTCAGACAGTGAACCCAATTGGCCATCTCCCAGAAAGTGTAATAAAAGTCGACCAGGCTGCCCCCTTTACATTCTTGCAGCCTCTTCCCTGTTCCCCAGGGTTTCTGTCTTCCACTCCAGATCATTCCTTTAGTTTAGAGCTGGGAAGTGAGGTTGATATCTCTGAAGGAGATAGGAAGCCTGACTCTGCTGCTTATATTACTCTAACCCCTCAGTGTGTAAAGGAGGAAGACACTCCCTCTGATAGTGACAGTGGCATCTGTATGAGCCCTGAGTCCTACCTGGGCTCTCCCCAACACAGCCCTTCCACCTCCAGGGCCCCACCAGACAGTCTGCCTTCTCCAGGTGTTCCTCGTGGTTCTCCTCGACCCAAACCTTATGACCCACCTGGAGTTAGTGTGACAGCTAAAGTGAAGACTGAAAAGTTGGATAAGAAGCTGAAAAAGATGGAGCAAAACAAGACAGCAGCTACTAGGTACCGCCAGAAGAAGAGGGCTGAGCAGGAAGCCCTCACTGGCGAGTGTAAAGAGCTAGAGAAGAAGAACGAGGCTCTGAAAGAGAAGGCAGATTCTCTCGCCAAAGAGATTCAGTATCTAAAAGACCTGATAGAAGAAGTCCGTAAGgcaagggggaagaagagagttCCTTAA